A single Nomascus leucogenys isolate Asia chromosome 14, Asia_NLE_v1, whole genome shotgun sequence DNA region contains:
- the KRCC1 gene encoding lysine-rich coiled-coil protein 1 produces the protein MKHSKKTYDSFQDELEDYIKVQKARGLEPKTCFRKMRGDYLETCGYKGEVNSRPTYRMFDQRLPSETIQTYPRSCNISQTVENRLPQSLPAHDSRLRLDSLSYCQFTRDCFSEKPVPLNFNQQEYICGSHGVESRVYKHFSSGNSTSTHQASHKQIQQKRKRHPEEDREKSEEERSKHKRKKICEEIDLDKHKSIQRKKTEVEIETVHVSTEKLKNRKEKKSRGVVSKKEERRRTKKKKEQGQERTEEEMLWDQSILGF, from the coding sequence ATGAAGCattcaaagaagacatatgacTCTTTTCAAGATGAACTTGAAGATTATATTAAAGTACAGAAAGCCAGAGGCTTAGAGCCAAAGACTTGTTTCAGAAAGATGAGAGGGGACTATTTGGAAACCTGTGGGTACAAAGGAGAGGTTAATTCCAGACCCACGTATAGAATGTTTGACCAGAGACTCCCATCTGAAACCATCCAGACCTACCCAAGATCATGCAATATTTCACAAACAGTGGAAAATCGGTTGCCTCAGTCATTACCAGCCCATGACAGCAGATTGAGACTAGACTCTCTGAGCTACTGTCAGTTCACCAGGGACTGTTTCTCAGAAAAACCAGTACCCCTGAACTTTAATCAACAGGAATATATTTGTGGCTCACATGGTGTAGAATCTAGAGTTTACAAGCACTTCTCCTCAGGTAACAGTACCAGTACTCATCAAGCCAGTCACAAACAGATACAGCAGAAGAGGAAAAGGCAcccagaggaagacagagaaaaatcagAGGAGGAGCGGTCTaagcataagagaaaaaaaatctgtgaggAAATTGATTTAGACAAACACAAGAGcatccaaagaaagaaaacagaggtgGAAATAGAAACTGTGCATGTCAGTACAGAAAAGCTTAAGAATcgaaaggagaaaaaaagccgAGGTGTAGTCTCTAAGAAAGAGGAACGGAGgcgtacaaaaaagaaaaaggaacaaggcCAAGAAAGGACAGAGGAGGAAATGCTTTGGGACCAGTCTATTCTTGGATTTTGA